One window from the genome of Parasteatoda tepidariorum isolate YZ-2023 chromosome 8, CAS_Ptep_4.0, whole genome shotgun sequence encodes:
- the LOC107449845 gene encoding uncharacterized protein encodes MEYLSPQEYRFFITACSKIKISFGPFCSIEEQFMRHLFNVFINLKNPEELKSLLELSNEMRVDFLRMFKDKPFMDGDLSHCCLMNNPTSFKLITDFGRLNEYQRRMGGLYLLHTAKFLQDFDYELSQKIVRQQLNELAEEDDNIPVQLRAYQVLCLYMGFLYGKKHPSFYYAIILLILWSSIPDPFLTFDDFEKSFAWMDLDTLMKTTKAWEWYYVLVRGPDSQEDGPRSLQHLARCTIRRSLKECFQLPNGIERLDIPKRLKQYLTLGDFKNGLTLNGEENNMIETLFQYRQQFLQ; translated from the exons ATGGAATATTTGTCGCCTCAAGAATACAGATTCTTTATTACTGCATGctcgaaaatcaaaatttcgttTGGTCCATTTTGCTCCATCGAAGAACAATTCATGCGTCACCTGTTCAACGTatttatcaatttgaaaaatcccGAGGAATTGAAATCTCTTCTGGAACTTTCTAATGAAATGAGGGTTGATTTTTTAAGGATGTTCAAAGATAAACCTTTTATGGACGGTGATTTATCTCACTGCTGTTTGATGAATAACCCTACGAGTTTCAAGTTAATCACGGATTTTGGAAGACTTAATGAATATCAGAGGCGCATGGGTGGATTGTATTTATTGCATACAGCGAAGTTTTTGCAAGA cttTGATTATGAATTGAGTCAGAAAATTGTACGGCAACAACTGAATGAACTGGCAGAAGAAGATGACAATATCCCGGTCCAGTTGAGAGCATACCAAGTACTGTGTCTCTACATGGGCTTCTTGTACGGAAAGAAGCACCCCTCTTTTTATTACGCAATTATTCTTCTCATTCTATGGAGTTCCATTCCGGATCCCTTTCTGACCTTCGATGACTTCGAGAAAAGCTTCGCTTGGATGGATTTAGACACCCTGATGAAAACAACTAAAGCCTGGGAATGGTACTACGTATTGGTGAGAGGTCCAGACAGCCAAGAGGATGGGCCAAGATCATTACAGCATCTCGCCAGGTGTACCATTAGGCGCAGTTTGAAGGAGTGCTTTCAGCTGCCCAACGGAATCGAAAGGTTGGACATTCCCAAACgtctaaaacaatatttaaccttgggagattttaaaaatggactCACTCTTAATggagaagaaaataatatgattGAGACTTTATTTCAATACCGCCAAcagtttttgcaataa
- the LOC139424803 gene encoding uncharacterized protein: MEYLSPQEYRFFITACSKIKISFGPFCSIEEQFMRHLFNVFINLKNPEELKSLLELSNEMRVDFLRMFKDKPFMDGDLSHCCLMNNPTSFKLITDFGRLNEYQRRMGGLYLLHTAKFLQDFDYELSHKIVRQQLNELAEEDDNIPVQLRAYQVLCLYMGFLYGKKHPSFDYAIILLILWSSIPDPFLTFDDFEKSFAWMDLDTLMKTTKAWEWYYVLVRGPDSQEDGPRSLQHLARCTIRHSLKECFQLPNGIERLDIPKRLKQYLTLGDFKSGLTLNGEENNMIETLFQYRQQFLQ, encoded by the exons ATGGAATATTTGTCGCCTCAAGAATACAGATTCTTTATTACTGCATGctcgaaaatcaaaatttcgttTGGTCCATTTTGCTCCATCGAAGAACAATTCATGCGTCACCTGTTCAACGTatttatcaatttgaaaaatcccGAGGAATTGAAATCTCTTCTGGAACTTTCTAATGAAATGAGGGTTGATTTTTTAAGGATGTTCAAAGATAAACCTTTTATGGACGGTGATTTATCTCACTGCTGTTTGATGAATAATCCTACAAGTTTCAAGTTAATCACGGATTTTGGAAGACTTAATGAATATCAGAGGCGCATGGGTGGATTGTATTTATTGCACACAGCGAAGTTTTTGCAAGA cttTGATTATGAATTGAGTCATAAAATTGTACGGCAACAACTGAATGAACTAGCAGAAGAAGATGACAATATCCCGGTCCAGTTGAGAGCATACCAAGTACTGTGTCTCTACATGGGCTTCTTGTACGGAAAGAAGCACCCCTCTTTTGATTACGCAATTATTCTTCTCATTCTATGGAGTTCCATTCCGGATCCCTTTCTGACCTTCGATGACTTCGAGAAAAGCTTCGCTTGGATGGATTTAGACACCCTGATGAAAACAACTAAAGCCTGGGAATGGTACTACGTATTGGTGAGAGGTCCAGACAGCCAAGAGGATGGGCCAAGATCATTACAGCATCTCGCCAGGTGTACCATTAGGCACAGTTTGAAGGAGTGCTTTCAGCTGCCCAACGGAATCGAAAGGTTGGACATTCCCAAGCGTCTAAAGCAATATTTAACCTTGGGAGACTTTAAAAGTGGACTCACTCTTAATggagaagaaaataatatgattGAGACTTTATTTCAATACCGCCAAcagtttttgcaataa